One genomic segment of Rivularia sp. PCC 7116 includes these proteins:
- a CDS encoding metal ABC transporter solute-binding protein, Zn/Mn family — MLEKLPLNKVLRIIFVLATVSIYGCNNSDANKTASYTTTVTTTTIKKDLPLVVATTSVLCDLTKQIAGKTISLKCLTSPSINPKVYQPTPADQEAINQAKLIIFNGYNLEPRLEKFILSSKNKAPKLPVAKIAVPSPLMVTRNGKKVADPYVWHNAKNAIKMIDVISINLVREIPENAKLYQNNTKKIKKQLLELDNWIKTRIESIPPKKRTLVTTHDEMAYYVRAYGLKLAGTLRFISPTEKTSDTKVKLLATTLAKTQVPTIFAQPTISPELIKSVAKEARVNISQRQLFTESLGVPGSGADTYQKMMTANTRTILEGLEGTYLIFE; from the coding sequence CTACTGTATCAATTTATGGCTGTAATAATTCAGATGCGAATAAAACTGCTTCTTATACAACAACTGTTACTACTACTACAATTAAGAAAGATTTACCTTTAGTAGTTGCAACAACAAGTGTTTTATGTGACTTAACAAAACAAATTGCGGGAAAAACAATTAGTCTTAAGTGTTTAACTTCACCATCAATAAATCCCAAAGTCTATCAGCCAACACCAGCAGACCAAGAAGCAATAAATCAAGCTAAATTAATTATTTTTAACGGTTACAATTTAGAACCTAGATTAGAAAAATTTATCCTTTCAAGTAAAAATAAAGCACCAAAGCTTCCCGTAGCAAAAATAGCCGTACCTTCACCACTGATGGTAACTAGAAATGGGAAAAAAGTCGCCGACCCTTACGTATGGCACAATGCCAAAAATGCCATCAAAATGATAGATGTAATTAGTATTAATTTAGTTAGAGAAATACCAGAAAATGCCAAACTCTATCAAAATAATACTAAGAAAATAAAGAAACAACTTTTAGAATTAGACAATTGGATAAAAACAAGAATTGAAAGTATTCCTCCCAAGAAACGCACTTTAGTCACAACTCATGATGAGATGGCTTACTACGTTCGTGCTTATGGTTTGAAATTAGCAGGAACCTTGAGATTTATTAGTCCTACAGAAAAAACATCAGATACCAAAGTTAAACTATTAGCTACGACATTAGCAAAAACCCAAGTACCCACAATCTTCGCACAGCCTACAATTAGCCCTGAATTAATCAAGTCCGTAGCTAAAGAAGCACGAGTAAATATATCCCAAAGGCAGCTTTTTACAGAAAGTTTAGGCGTACCGGGAAGCGGAGCAGATACTTATCAAAAGATGATGACAGCTAATACAAGGACAATTTTAGAAGGGTTGGAGGGAACTTATTTGATATTTGAATAG
- a CDS encoding HNH endonuclease gives MICELCQRDLEKLTVHHLIPKHKNGKHGPRINICSACHKQVHTLYDNNRLAKELNTADLLKDEPQMQKFLKWVKKQKTDRKVQVRGKRK, from the coding sequence ATGATTTGTGAATTATGCCAGCGGGATTTGGAAAAGCTGACGGTACATCACCTGATTCCCAAACATAAAAATGGTAAACATGGTCCGAGAATTAATATTTGCTCTGCTTGCCATAAACAAGTTCATACGCTGTACGATAATAATCGTTTAGCGAAAGAGTTAAATACTGCCGATTTGCTTAAAGATGAACCGCAAATGCAGAAGTTTTTGAAATGGGTGAAGAAGCAGAAGACTGATAGGAAAGTTCAGGTTAGAGGCAAGAGAAAATAA
- a CDS encoding DEAD/DEAH box helicase: MSELLLWQLAYHLSGSTLLGITEQEPLGTLPIPIRTAVLKTVKQFNPDSIDLRLNKKSPLDFGEGEYEWVESWNYKNSSQLDPNLEKLLHKLPQRYPTYQKVALKLLRQAVENGKSHLVLADFQPTIASFALAILDLIAVVEQVSQLYGLSIALPKVEIYLVGSVDIGVTELLKNYRGVDLNETSNFIDSPQTSVKLVRNEQLPEDVDFISVAESLNNNPHKNSHSFNDLERLGLEFVDCVRDVPPLQAHPVSFERPTLDYFARRYFPLPELKLEQVELIQKALDNQSILGLLPTGFGKSLIFQLYALLIPRTTLVISPLKALIRDQVNNLKRTGLNCVESIISGETAKQRKTKLEGLKFARYRMLYVSPERLQIGEFYDELKAIMHQNPIGGLVIDEAHCVSEWGHDFRPAYLQIGRLQQTLETASGSKVPIIALTATASEPVRKDILRILGLSQESIVQSPNSDRPNFSLSVHRVSQPKDKMILLKGLLQKIVPNVLNIPFEELIPENNDPKYAGIIFSIYADPHGKSTLHEGVHYIADNVAKQVVPEASLVRVYASRQPEYCPSCNSSFFINKSKNAFCLSCGDSFGLRQGKKAKNWDKFLQECQDAFQSDKFPLLVATNGYGMGIDKRNIRFIIHHGFSSSLEAYYQEAGRAGRDGQHSHIALMYIPPDKKCKQEYLDKKLEPPCVAINYRRYDCPYYEDYLCDYGHQAIFIRKSYEGIEKDINSVFTVYEKLKSGETVKFTSNSDKKEEIYLYRLQQLGIVKQYYKHYNKGFRGEYKVIFDDNWDWQQLANYLKQFLVDTGFDDKKAKDEIEKIHKKVSYSSQNIKIILLKEALKSLLERVYERIFRMRYQMLSNQLDYAESDKEEVCRRVFLRGIFDLDKHLATENYRCGFCDSCVPNLNFENSKAAVLMEEAQVEDLIEKLPNVLEQFDRDNLFEILNLTIEKGAIAGLFARVANRLERDPSNLPALYLAGALGRLRKGKEIIAFEYLKFGFKEGIKQGLSPDNLLIFYQEAVLLNPEEAFSWLTEVGGYWDNQAGLQFLIEEANQRFGIDSTQYRILILLLQVRKLNKVSDDSINLKPGIKKLKQGFERLN, translated from the coding sequence TTGAGCGAGCTATTACTATGGCAACTTGCTTACCATCTATCAGGTTCTACATTATTAGGAATAACAGAGCAAGAGCCTTTAGGAACTCTACCAATTCCAATACGAACTGCTGTTCTTAAAACTGTAAAGCAGTTCAACCCAGACTCTATTGATTTAAGATTAAACAAAAAATCTCCTCTTGATTTTGGTGAAGGTGAATATGAGTGGGTAGAAAGTTGGAATTACAAAAACTCTTCACAACTCGACCCTAATTTAGAAAAACTATTACACAAACTTCCACAGCGTTATCCTACCTATCAAAAAGTAGCTCTTAAATTATTAAGACAAGCAGTAGAAAATGGTAAATCGCATCTTGTTTTGGCTGATTTTCAACCGACTATTGCAAGCTTTGCTTTAGCAATTCTAGATTTAATCGCAGTAGTCGAGCAAGTTTCTCAACTGTATGGGTTATCTATAGCGCTACCAAAAGTAGAAATTTATTTGGTGGGTTCAGTTGATATTGGTGTCACAGAATTACTAAAGAATTATCGCGGTGTTGATTTAAATGAAACGTCTAATTTTATCGATTCTCCTCAAACATCTGTGAAATTAGTCAGAAATGAACAGCTACCCGAAGATGTTGATTTTATATCGGTTGCTGAGTCTTTAAATAATAATCCACACAAGAATAGTCACAGCTTTAATGATTTAGAAAGACTAGGGCTAGAGTTTGTTGACTGTGTTAGAGATGTACCACCTTTACAAGCACATCCGGTATCTTTTGAACGACCAACCCTAGACTACTTTGCTCGTCGCTATTTTCCACTACCAGAACTTAAACTAGAACAAGTAGAACTTATTCAAAAAGCTTTAGACAACCAGTCAATATTAGGGCTTTTACCAACGGGTTTTGGTAAATCATTGATATTTCAACTTTATGCTTTATTAATTCCTCGGACGACATTAGTTATCAGTCCCCTAAAAGCGCTTATCCGCGACCAGGTAAACAACTTAAAGCGGACTGGTTTAAACTGTGTGGAATCTATAATTTCTGGAGAGACAGCAAAGCAAAGGAAAACGAAACTAGAAGGTCTTAAGTTTGCTCGTTATCGAATGTTGTACGTTTCACCGGAACGTTTACAGATAGGTGAATTTTACGATGAGTTAAAGGCGATAATGCATCAGAATCCCATTGGGGGATTGGTAATTGATGAAGCTCATTGTGTCTCTGAATGGGGACATGATTTCAGACCAGCTTATTTACAAATTGGACGTTTACAACAAACTTTAGAAACTGCTTCCGGAAGTAAAGTACCAATTATCGCTTTAACCGCAACAGCTTCCGAACCAGTTCGCAAAGATATTCTGCGAATTCTAGGACTTTCACAAGAAAGTATAGTCCAATCTCCTAACAGCGACAGACCTAATTTCAGTCTTTCGGTACATCGTGTTAGCCAACCTAAAGATAAAATGATTCTTCTAAAAGGTTTACTTCAAAAAATTGTTCCTAACGTGCTTAATATACCTTTTGAAGAATTAATCCCAGAAAATAACGATCCAAAGTATGCAGGAATTATTTTCAGTATTTATGCCGATCCTCACGGAAAATCAACGCTGCACGAAGGAGTACATTACATTGCAGACAATGTTGCTAAACAGGTAGTTCCAGAAGCAAGTTTGGTTAGGGTATATGCTAGTAGACAACCAGAATATTGCCCAAGTTGTAATTCCTCATTTTTCATAAACAAAAGTAAGAATGCTTTTTGCTTATCCTGTGGTGATTCTTTTGGGCTTAGGCAAGGTAAAAAAGCGAAAAACTGGGATAAATTTCTTCAAGAATGTCAAGATGCTTTTCAAAGCGATAAATTCCCTTTGTTAGTTGCGACAAACGGATATGGAATGGGAATTGATAAGCGTAATATTCGCTTTATTATTCACCATGGTTTTTCAAGTAGCCTTGAAGCATATTACCAAGAAGCTGGGAGAGCTGGTCGCGATGGTCAGCATTCTCATATAGCTTTAATGTATATTCCTCCAGATAAAAAATGTAAACAAGAATATCTAGATAAAAAGCTTGAGCCTCCATGTGTAGCTATAAACTACCGTCGATACGATTGTCCTTATTATGAAGACTATTTGTGTGACTATGGTCATCAGGCAATCTTTATTCGTAAAAGTTACGAAGGCATAGAAAAAGATATTAATTCTGTCTTCACAGTGTATGAAAAACTCAAATCTGGAGAAACTGTAAAATTTACTAGTAATTCAGATAAAAAAGAAGAAATTTATCTTTATAGATTACAGCAATTAGGCATAGTTAAACAATATTATAAGCATTATAACAAAGGATTTAGAGGTGAATATAAAGTAATATTTGACGATAATTGGGATTGGCAACAGCTAGCTAATTATCTCAAACAATTTTTAGTGGACACTGGTTTTGACGATAAAAAAGCTAAAGATGAAATAGAGAAAATACACAAAAAAGTTTCATATTCATCCCAAAATATTAAAATTATACTCTTAAAAGAAGCATTAAAGAGTCTTTTAGAGCGTGTTTATGAAAGAATATTTAGAATGCGTTATCAAATGCTTAGCAATCAACTTGATTATGCAGAGAGTGATAAAGAAGAAGTATGTCGTCGCGTATTCCTTAGAGGTATATTTGATTTAGACAAGCATTTAGCAACTGAAAATTACCGATGTGGTTTTTGTGATTCGTGTGTTCCTAATCTCAATTTTGAAAACAGTAAAGCTGCTGTTTTAATGGAAGAAGCTCAAGTTGAGGATCTTATAGAAAAACTACCTAATGTATTAGAACAATTTGATAGAGATAATCTGTTTGAAATTTTAAACCTTACCATAGAAAAAGGTGCTATCGCTGGACTATTTGCTCGCGTTGCTAACCGTCTTGAACGCGACCCGAGCAATTTACCAGCACTTTATTTAGCAGGTGCATTAGGTAGACTGCGGAAAGGGAAAGAAATCATAGCTTTTGAATATTTAAAATTTGGTTTTAAAGAAGGTATAAAACAAGGTTTATCTCCCGATAATCTGCTTATCTTTTATCAAGAAGCAGTACTTTTAAACCCCGAAGAAGCATTTAGCTGGTTAACAGAAGTTGGTGGATATTGGGATAATCAAGCAGGATTGCAATTTTTAATTGAAGAAGCTAATCAAAGGTTTGGAATTGATTCGACACAATACCGTATTCTAATTTTACTTTTGCAAGTTAGAAAGTTGAATAAAGTCAGCGATGATTCTATTAACTTAAAACCAGGAATCAAAAAATTAAAGCAAGGATTTGAACGATTAAACTAA